In Cercospora beticola chromosome 3, complete sequence, the following proteins share a genomic window:
- a CDS encoding uncharacterized protein (BUSCO:EOG09260V5Q): protein MAIQKKHAKARLDKYYYLAKEKGYRSRAAFKLIQLNKKFSFLQNSKCLIDLCAAPGGWLQVAAEIMPQKSLIVGVDLSPIKPIPKTITFQSDITTDKCRATIRGHLKTWKADCVIHDGAPNVGTAWVQDAFSQNELVLSSLKLATEFLAPNGAFVTKVFRSKDSAKLEWIFKQLFAKVEQTKPPSSRNVSAETFYVCRGYKAPKHLDPKFLDPHYAFMDVKEKSESAEAKVFNPEKKKRKREGYEEGDWTQFHEAAAYEFVQSQDPIEMLGTLNRIHFQQDGENSIAQAALDKMPETSEEVRRNCSDLKVLGRADFKLLLRWRLKARERFGLKEKKTDHTKAAPSQDKAEGEEGEEVAVVESMDEEMRLREEMQALKEQQDKHKKKERRRENEKKQREIVRMQMGMTTPSEIGIEAGLQGGDAVFQLRDADKDPSIRRQIVKGRMTALVEPEKPQEEPSEDEDSDEDGDRLERELDNMYQQYQEKLEDRDTKARAKRARKAAGKDREDAFEGFDDDEEAADSDASEDYAMVQDEDNSDWSDEENEGLTTDLRSKQKEGALSSRAASFFQQDVFSGIDGLDGLDEEDDEEDDADKARDSGIDVDSPEIGATAEDAAMELSGSEDGEDEEASGSEIEEVAGEDEDDDWEEGTTRASSRDDHRTNIQISTAEAMTLAHQLATGKVTKQQLLDDNFNKYSLRDVDGLPEWFLDDENKHARPQRPVTKEAAAAIKEKMRAVNARPIKKVREAKARKTLRAARRLEKLKKKSEGLAEDGEGTERDKANQISKLMAKASKSGKKKQPVKVIRAGGHNKGQGRPRGVKGKYKMVDPRLKKDVRGLKRAEKKQKKK from the coding sequence ATGGCGATTCAAAAGAAGCACGCCAAGGCGCGTCTGGACAAATACTATTACCTGGCGAAGGAGAAAGGCTACCGCTCCCGTGCGGCGTTCAAGCTGATTCAACTGAACAAAAAGTTTTCATTCCTGCAAAACTCGAAATGTCTAATCGATCTGTGCGCGGCACCCGGAGGATGGCTGCAAGTTGCAGCAGAGATCATGCCACAGAAGAGCTTGATTGTGGGTGTGGATCTGAGTCCGATCAAGCCCATTCCCAAAACCATCACGTTCCAGAGCGACATCACCACCGATAAATGCCGAGCGACGATCCGAGGACATTTGAAGACGTGGAAAGCAGATTGTGTAATTCACGATGGTGCGCCAAATGTCGGAACAGCTTGGGTGCAGGATGCTTTCAGCCAGAACGAGCTCGTGCTCAGTTCGCTGAAATTGGCCACCGAATTCCTTGCGCCGAATGGAGCTTTTGTAACGAAGGTCTTCCGTAGCAAGGATAGTGCCAAACTGGAGTGGATCTTCAAGCAGTTGTTTGCGAAAGTGGAGCAGACAAAACCACCCAGCAGTAGAAATGTGTCTGCAGAGACGTTCTACGTGTGTCGAGGGTACAAAGCGCCGAAGCACCTGGACCCCAAATTCTTGGACCCTCATTATGCGTTCATGGATGTCAAGGAGAAGAGCGAGAGTGCAGAGGCAAAAGTCTTCAacccagagaagaagaaaaggaaaagagaagGTTACGAGGAGGGAGACTGGACACAATTCCACGAGGCCGCTGCATATGAATTTGTGCAGTCGCAGGATCCGATTGAAATGCTGGGCACGCTCAACAGGATACACTTCCAACAGGACGGTGAGAATAGCATTGCGCAAGCCGCTTTGGACAAGATGCCCGAGACCTCAGAGGAGGTGCGAAGGAATTGTTCGGATCTCAAAGTGCTGGGGCGCGCAGATTtcaagctgttgctgcgcTGGAGATTGAAGGCACGAGAGCGCTTCGGcttgaaagagaagaagacggACCACACAAAGGCTGCTCCATCGCAAGACAAGGccgaaggtgaagaaggagaagaggtgGCAGTAGTAGAGTCGATGGATGAAGAAATGCGACTCCGGGAAGAGATGCAAGCGTTGAAGGAGCAGCAAGATAaacacaagaagaaggaaagGAGACGAGAGAACGAAAAGAAACAGCGGGAGATCGTTCGAATGCAGATGGGTATGACTACGCCTTCAGAAATTGGTATCGAGGCTGGTTTGCAAGGTGGGGATGCCGTCTTCCAGCTGAGAGACGCGGATAAAGATCCTTCGATACGCCGACAAATAGTCAAGGGCCGCATGACTGCTCTTGTGGAACCTGAGAAACCGCAAGAAGAGCCgagtgaagatgaagattcAGACGAGGACGGAGACAGACTGGAAAGGGAGCTGGACAACATGTACCAGCAGTACCAAGAAAAACTGGAGGATCGCGACACCAAAGCTCGCGCAAAGCGTGCACGAAAAGCCGCCGGCAAAGACCGAGAAGACGCTTTTGAGGGctttgacgacgacgaggaagctgcGGACAGCGATGCCAGCGAGGACTATGCGATGGTGCAGGATGAGGATAATTCTGACTGGAGCGACGAAGAAAACGAAGGACTTACAACAGACCTACGTTCAAAACAGAAAGAGGGTGCGTTGAGCAGTCGGGCAGCGTCATTCTTCCAGCAGGATGTCTTTAGCGGTATCGACGGCCTCGATGGtcttgacgaggaggacgatgaagaagatgatgcggATAAGGCACGCGATAGCGGCATCGATGTCGATTCGCCAGAAATTGGTGCTACCGCGGAAGATGCTGCAATGGAGCTATCTGGTTCAGAAgacggcgaggacgaggaagcatCAGGTtccgagatcgaagaggtggctggcgaggacgaagacgatgactggGAAGAAGGCACCACGCGCGCATCGTCGAGAGACGATCATCGAACAAATATCCAAATCAGCACCGCAGAAGCTATGACTCTCGCGCATCAGCTTGCCACCGGAAAGGTcacgaagcagcagctcctGGATGACAATTTCAACAAGTACTCCTTGCGCGATGTGGATGGCCTGCCGGAATGGTTTCTCGATGATGAGAACAAACATGCACGACCCCAACGTCCGGTGACAAAAGAGGCCGCTGCCGCTATCAAGGAGAAGATGCGAGCCGTCAATGCACGTCCGATCAAGAAAGTTCGTGAGGCCAAGGCACGCAAGACCCTTCGAGCCGCGAGGCGcctcgagaagctcaagaagaagtcAGAGGGTCTCGCTGAAGACGGCGAGGGCACTGAGCGTGACAAGGCCAACCAGATTAGCAAGCTCATGGCCAAGGCCAGCAAATctgggaagaagaagcagccagTGAAGGTCATCCGAGCTGGCGGCCACAACAAGGGCCAAGGCAGACCGAGAGGTGTGAAGGGCAAGTATAAGATGGTTGATCCACGTCTGAAGAAGGACGTGAGGGGTCTGAAGAgggccgagaagaagcagaagaagaagtaa
- the TUF1 gene encoding translation elongation factor Tu, whose translation MSSFATKFLRTSRALRVNANPIQSALNTRGQQQFVRGYATVFERSKPHVNIGTIGHVDHGKTTLTAAITKRQAEKGYAKFLEYGAIDKAPEERKRGITISTAHIEYQTDNRHYAHVDCPGHADYIKNMITGAASMDGAIIVVAASDGQMPQTREHLLLARQVGVQRIVVFVNKVDAVEDKEMLELVEMEMRELLSSYGFEGDETPIVMGSALCSLEGRQKDIGEEKIDELLEHVDSWIPTPERDLDKPFLMSVEDVFSIPGRGTVASGRVERGVLKRDSEVELVGKNAVPIKTKVTDIETFKKSCEQSQAGDNSGLLLRGIKREDVQRGMVIAVPGSQKAHKKFLTSLYVLTKEEGGRHTGFQNNYKPQLFLRTADEAATLTWPEGSEQLAENKMVMPGDNVEMVCEINKPLALEQGQRFNVREGGRTVATGLITRVL comes from the exons ATGTCTTCTTTCGCTACCAAGTTCCTGCGCACGTCGCGCGCACTGCGAGTCAATGCCAACCCCATCCAGAGCGCTCTCAACACCAGGGGTCAGCAGCAGTTCGTGCGAGGATATGCCACAGTCTTTGAGCGCAGCAAGCCGCACGTCAACATCGGCACCATCGGTCACGTCGATCACGGAAAG ACCACTCTCACAGCAGCCATTACGAAGCGACAAGCAGAAAAGGGCTACGCCAAGTTCCTCGAGTATGGCGCTATCGACAAGGCGCCGGAAGAGCGAAAGCGTGGTATCACCATTTCGACCGCCCACATCGAGTACCAAACCGACAACCGCCACTACGCCCACGTCGATTGTCCTGGTCACGCCGATTACATCAAGAACATGATTACTGGTGCTGCGTCCATGGATGGCGCCAtcattgttgttgctgcttcaGATGGACAAATGCCACAGACGAGAGAGCACTTGCTCCTTGCGCGCCAGGTCGGTGTGCAAAGAATTGTTGTGTTCGTGAACAAGGTCGATGCGGTTGAGGACAAGGAAATGTTGGAGCTCGTCGAGATGGAGATGCGTGAGCTTCTGTCCTCGTATGGCTTCGAGGGTGATGAGACACCGATCGTCATGGGTTCTGCTCTCTGCTCGTTGGAGGGTCGTCAAAAGGACATTGGAGAGGAGAAGATCGATGAGCTCCTCGAGCACGTCGACAGCTGGATCCCAACTCCAGAGCGTGACCTGGACAAGCCCTTCCTGATGTCAGTCGAGGATGTCTTCTCTATCCCAGGACGTGGTACCGTTGCATCGGGCCGTGTAGAGCGTGGTGTGCTCAAGAGGGATTCCGAGGTGGAGCTTGTCGGAAAGAATGCTGTTCCAATCAAGACCAAGGTCACCGATATTGAGACCTTCAAGAAGTCGTGCGAGCAGTCACAGGCCGGTGACAACTCTGGTCTGCTTCTGCGTGGTATCAAGCGTGAGGACGTCCAGCGTGGTATGGTCATTGCGGTCCCAGGCTCGCAGAAGGCACACAAGAAGTTCTTGACATCGTTATACGTTCTGACCAAGGAGGAGGGTGGTCGTCACACCGGTTTCCAAAACAACTACAAGCCTCAGCTCTTCCTCCGAACAGCTGACGAGGCTGCCACACTTACTTGGCCAGAGGGCTCAGAGCAACTCGCTGAGAACAAGATGGTCATGCCAGGTGACAACGTCGAGATGGTATGTGAGATCAATAAGCCTCTGGCTCTCGAACAAGGACAGCGCTTCAACGTGCGCGAGGGTGGCCGCACCGTCGCCACAGGCCTGATTACTCGTGTCTTGTAA
- a CDS encoding uncharacterized protein (BUSCO:EOG09263KZJ) produces MPKAARPTSSSRQERRHNPLSEEYSPTAPLKQKTSKKRKSTREGNSQEGYVDSKSSRRILDLGQDLADEDEAERQAQRPPVANPAFTFRDEEGEDEEGGAEIGDYDQEEAWASEDEEVEEVEIDPEDNETWNRLMGGGVDPSKLFDGPGDGEDDDEDGEPKGPDYLSNLILEKIAAHEAAQQGGHGQGQEPQRIQGGGAPEDAVELDAKVVEVYTQVGLLLSRYKSGKLPKPFKVLPTLPQWDILLDITRPDSWTPNAVYEATRIFTSSRPAVAQAFCQDILLPRVREDIRETRELNVHLHKAMKKALYKPAAFFRGLLFPLVGSGTCTLREARIIASVLSRVSIPVLHSATALYRLCEIAADQMMHDVESAGACNIFIRTLLEKKYALPYRVVDALVFHFLRFRQMQDQGGDDVSMEGTMQGFPGKKGAGDPKLPVLWHQSLLAFAQRYKNEITEDQREALLDLLLVRGHKQIGPEVRRELLEGRGRGVVADETMADGGDDTMMDA; encoded by the coding sequence ATGCCGAAAGCTGCACGCCCTACGTCGTCTTCCCGACAGGAGAGACGACACAATCCATTAAGTGAAGAATATTCGCCAACAGCTCCACTTAAGCAAAAGACCAgcaagaagcggaagagtACACGTGAGGGAAACAGCCAGGAAGGATATGTGGACAGCAAGTCGTCGCGGCGAATTCTCGACCTCGGTCAAGATCTCGCAGATGAGGACGAAGCAGAGCGACAAGCACAACGGCCTCCGGTAGCCAATCCGGCATTCACATTCCGAGACGAAGagggcgaagacgaggaaggcgGGGCAGAGATTGGGGACTATGACCAGGAAGAGGCATGGGCgtcggaggatgaggaggtcgaggaagTAGAGATTGATCCTGAAGACAACGAAACTTGGAACAGACTcatgggtggtggtgtggaTCCATCTAAGTTGTTCGATGGCCCAGGCGAtggagaggacgacgatgaggatggagaGCCCAAAGGACCCGACTATCTCTCCAATCTCATCCTGGAAAAGATTGCAGCGCATGAAGCGGCTCAGCAAGGAGGCCACGGCCAAGGACAAGAACCACAGCGAATACAAGGCGGCGGCGCACCAGAAGATGCAGTTGAGCTGGATGCGaaagtggtggaggtgtaTACACAAGTCGGCCTACTGCTGTCAAGATACAAAAGTGGCAAGCTGCCCAAACCATTCAAAGTTCTTCCTACACTACCACAGTGGGACATCCTTCTGGACATCACACGGCCTGACAGCTGGACACCGAACGCCGTATACGAAGCAACAAGGATATTCACATCCTCTAGGCCAGCAGTCGCCCAGGCATTCTGCCAGGATATCCTATTACCGAGAGTACGAGAAGACATCCGCGAGACGAGGGAATTGAATGTACACCTGCACAAAGCCATGAAAAAGGCACTGTACAAGCCCGCGGCCTTCTTCCGAGGACTGCTATTTCCCCTGGTCGGTTCCGGGACATGCACGCTACGAGAGGCTCGCATTATCGCATCAGTCCTTTCGCGTGTTTCGATACCAGTGCTGCACTCCGCGACAGCTCTTTATCGACTATGCGAAATTGCTGCTGATCAGATGATGCATGACGTCGAATCAGCCGGCGCATGCAACATCTTCATTCGCACACttttggagaagaagtacgCGCTGCCGTACCGCGTGGTCGATGCACTTGTCTTTCACTTCCTACGTTTCCGACAGATGCAGGATCAAGGAGGAGATGATGTGAGCATGGAAGGAACGATGCAAGGCTTTCCTGGGAAGAAAGGCGCAGGAGATCCAAAGCTCCCCGTATTGTGGCATCAGTCTTTGCTTGCTTTCGCACAACGCTACAAGAACGAGATCACAGAAGATCAGCGAGAAGCTCTGCTCGACCTGCTGTTGGTAAGAGGCCACAAGCAGATCGGTCCTGAAGTTAGGAGGGAGCTGCTTGAGGGCAGAGGGCGAGGCGTGGTGGCTGACGAGACAATGGCTGACGGAGGCGACGATACCATGATGGACGCTTAA
- a CDS encoding uncharacterized protein (BUSCO:EOG09262X7T): MAEMNGVPPLQAVIDQNAPSAPSPLNPATLSRQASRTPAPPIQREQREKKESLKKRESMGTFDDKKPTSSSMGKRKASAQHTYPSPMRFSVPPPKAEAFEEPKEDSMISHEPFPLTMPGSERQLYKPIDLAENKRGYRYSRAIADPQFPHKQYYRSTSPPPHYARLSFEDADKWMHFTTNALITTNEKGWRMVRSNVCAREGTLYYEIKVHRGVPKEGPDPDANGPEPHVRFGWARREAPLDAPVGFDGYSYGITDIRFETMHRSRPGKFYNAKKIKSKTAKNAPTPVVLAPEDQHVKEGDVIGVEIQLPSLSLHRKVVDGIYNHAVDSGDGFDQGSHQDADTQPMDIIRDRIPVAYKGNSYFEVLDHVTSKPMEIYADRTTNLNHLPTTGPSSNKESIKTAPNPHNEYPALRTLPHSAMRVYKNGKLIGTAFENLLAFLPPASAPSKTMGAREGFDDGLVGYFPAVSCFFGGIVEVNFGDAPNGFWAPPAHLRNTKDVGQGPAQGPDHAMPDAGADGSGHKNGWNPGRQLRGIGERYKEQVAEDILWDIIDEADFFVQDGGFEGTVGSGATGDERATVKGSRLKEED, from the coding sequence ATGGCCGAGATGAACGGAGTCCCACCGCTGCAGGCGGTCATCGATCAGAATGCGCCCAGCGCTCCGTCGCCTCTCAATCCTGCCACGCTTTCCCGCCAGGCATCGCGAACGCCCGCACCACCGATTCAGCGAGAGCAACGAGAAAAGAAGGAGTCGCTGAAGAAACGCGAAAGTATGGGCACATTTGACGACAAGAAACCGACATCGAGCTCAATGGGGAAACGAAAAGCCAGCGCGCAACACACGTATCCCTCGCCAATGCGCTTTAGCGTACCTCCGCCCAAAGCAGAGGCATTCGAGGAGCCTAAGGAGGATTCGATGATCTCACATGAGCCATTCCCTCTGACCATGCCGGGAAGCGAGCGTCAGCTGTACAAGCCGATCGATTTGGCGGAGAACAAGAGAGGGTACCGATACTCGCGCGCCATTGCAGACCCACAGTTTCCACACAAACAGTACTATcgttcgacttctcctccaccacattACGCACGACTGAGCTTCGAAGATGCTGACAAGTGGATGCATTTCACGACAAATGCATTGATCACAACGAATGAGAAGGGCTGGCGGATGGTGAGGTCTAATGTGTGTGCGAGAGAAGGCACGCTGTACTACGAGATCAAGGTCCACCGAGGTGTGCCCAAAGAAGGACCAGATCCAGATGCAAATGGACCAGAACCACACGTACGCTTTGGATGGGCGAGACGGGAAGCTCCATTGGATGCGCCGGTGGGCTTTGACGGCTACAGCTACGGCATCACAGACATAAGATTCGAGACCATGCATCGCAGCCGACCAGGAAAGTTCTACAATGCTAAGAAGATCAAGTCAAAGACAGCAAAGAATGCCCCGACACCTGTTGTACTTGCACCGGAAGATCAGCACGTCAAGGAGGGAGACGTGATCGGCGTTGAGATCcagcttccttctctttcgctGCATCGCAAGGTGGTGGACGGTATCTACAATCATGCCGTAGACTCGGGAGACGGGTTTGACCAGGGTTCGCATCAGGACGCAGATACGCAGCCAATGGACATCATTCGAGATCGGATACCCGTTGCATACAAAGGCAATAGCTATTTCGAAGTGCTCGACCATGTCACCTCAAAACCGATGGAGATCTACGCCGATAGAACGACGAACCTGAACCATCTGCCCACCACAGGACCGAGCTCGAATAAGGAGAGCATCAAGACAGCGCCAAACCCACACAACGAATATCCTGCGCTGCGAACATTACCGCACAGTGCCATGAGAGTGTACAAGAACGGCAAGTTGATCGGCACTGCATTTGAAAATCTCCTTGCGTTCCTCCCGCCAGCTAGTGCGCCTAGTAAGACGATGGGTGCGCGAGAAGGATTCGATGACGGCCTGGTAGGATATTTCCCGGCCGTTTCCTGCTTCTTTGGCGGTATTGTAGAAGTGAACTTTGGCGACGCACCTAATGGGTTCTGGGCACCGCCTGCGCATCTTCGAAACACGAAGGACGTGGGGCAGGGACCGGCACAGGGGCCCGATCATGCCATGCCAGACGCGGGCGCGGACGGCAGTGGACACAAGAATGGCTGGAATCCTGGCAGGCAGCTGAGAGGGATCGGTGAAAGATACAAAGAGCAAGTTGCCGAGGACATCCTGTGGGATATCATCGACGAAGCAGACTTCTTTGTGCAGGATGGTGGTTTCGAAGGTACCGTAGGGAGTGGAGCTACCGGCGATGAGAGGGCGACCGTGAAAGGAAGTCGGCTGAAAGAGGAGGATTGA
- a CDS encoding mitochondrial 37S ribosomal protein mS47 (BUSCO:EOG0926213Q), which translates to MPLRAKILSPAMQQSAARSFTTVSGIKEQPGDEPNDVLFSSQGGVRSITLNRPKKLNSLNGSMARKIIPRLQEWSKSELANVITIKGEGRAFCAGGDVAWLAQRNKQGTEGQQESKDYFALEYKLDHLISTYTKPYVALIDGITMGGGVGLSLHAPFRIATENTVFAMPETNIGFFPDVGASFFLPRMDGELGKYFALTSEQIKGPNVFYAGIATHYLHSSSIPDLEARLAELQFKDYDDLKRRYRAVNSTIEEFATGLPHDQPISAPVGGNIRAAIDYVFQPAHNISGILDALTGLAEMSPGVRGYPEVNEWAEKTRKAILQRSPTSVKVSLQQLDRGRQWSIGETFRREHAIASRFMEHPDFVEGVTALLVDKPKRTPKWSPGSLEKVSDADVDSFFSYQSQFDLLGTEAGSTGEDYKEYPHAWIGLPTEIEVQTMVRGYTREQIIEECLRRFNGKQGVKEKVNEILDRKTSVDEKTGKLAWSQ; encoded by the exons ATGCCTCTACGCGCGAAGATCCTGAGCCCGGCCATGCAGCAGAGTGCTGCGCGATCA TTCACGACTGTTTCCGGAATCAAAGAGCAGCCCGGCGATGAACCTAACGATGTCCTCTTTAGCAGTCAGGGTGGTGTACGGAGCATCACGCTCAACCGGCCCAAGAAGCTGAACTCGCTCAACGGCAGCATGGCTCGCAAGATCATACCCCGTTTGCAGGAGTGGAGCAAGAGCGAATTGGCAAATGTGATTACCATCAAAGGCGAAGGGCGCGCTTTCTGCGCTGGAGGTGACGTTGCTTGGCTGGCACAGAGGAATAAGCAGGGGACTGAAGGACAACAAGAGAGCAAGGACTACTTCGCCTTGGAATACAAGCTGGATCACCTCATCTCAACTTACACAAAACCATATGTCGCCCTCATCGACGGAATCACAATGGGAGGAGGCGTTGGTCTCTCCTTGCACGCTCCGTTCCGGATAGCGACAGAGAATACCGTCTTTGCCATGCCAGAGACCAATATTGGTTTCTTCCCAGATGTTGGAGCATCCTTCTTCCTGCCACGAATGGATGGTGAGCTTGGGAAATACTTCGCTTTGACCTCCGAGCAGATCAAGGGACCCAACGTCTTCTACGCCGGTATCGCGACACATTACCTACACTCCTCTTCTATACCTGACCTGGAGGCACGCCTGGCCGAGTTGCAATTCAAGGACTACGACGACCTCAAACGCAGATACCGGGCCGTCAATTCAACAATAGAAGAGTTTGCTACTGGCCTGCCACACGACCAGCCCATTTCGGCACCCGTCGGTGGTAACATTCGAGCCGCAATCGATTATGTTTTCCAGCCTGCGCACAATATCTCAGGGATCCTCGATGCTCTCACAGGTCTTGCTGAGATGTCGCCTGGCGTCCGTGGGTACCCGGAAGTCAACGAGTGGGCGGAGAAAACCCGCAAGGCTATCCTGCAGCGCTCGCCTACGTCAGTCAAAGTTTCGCTCCAGCAGCTGGATCGAGGGCGCCAGTGGTCCATTGGCGAAACTTTTCGTCGTGAACATGCCATTGCATCTCGCTTTATGGAGCATCCCGATTTTGTGGAAGGCGTGACAGCTCTGCTTGTCGATAAGCCCAAAAGAACACCCAAGTGGTCTCCTGGGTCGCTCGAAAAGGTGTCGGACGCTGATGTTgacagcttcttcagctATCAGTCGCAATTCGATCTTCTGGGCACAGAAGCTGGTAGCACGGGCGAGGACTACAAAGAGTACCCGCATGCCTGGATTGGCCTGCCGACGGAAATTGAGGTCCAAACTATGGTGCGAGGATATACGCGCGAGCAGATTATCGAGGAGTGTCTGAGGAGGTTCAACGGAAAGCAGGgtgtgaaggagaaggtcaACGAAATCCTGGATCGCAAAACGAGTGTCGACGAGAAAACAGGAAAGCTGGCCTGGTCTCAATAG
- a CDS encoding uncharacterized protein (CAZy:CE5), whose product MVRISALALGSLVALTQAAPLEKRQVTCATGNGLYILVARGSNQPVGEGTVGPVANLVEAQVAGSYSHAIDYPATIIALDSNYITSVVDGIEDTKKSIEDYVAACGPNSRIALIGYSQGGNVMTDTLAGGTGKPAPIAEQYRQNIIGVAVFGDPRFNVGQPYSRGTSTRSGIFARQSSLAALGTWANVLVSYCDENDPFCASGLDLDVHSATVSKYAQQAADFIIGLAQ is encoded by the exons ATGGTTCGAATCTCAGCTTTGGCATTGGGTAGCCTGGTGGCCCTGACACAAGCCGCCCCATTGGAGAAGAGACAAGTCACCTGTGCGACTGGAAACGGTCTGTACATCCTCGTTGCTCGTGGCAGTAACCAGCCCGTGGGCGAGGGCACTGTCGGACCCGTTGCGAACCTTGTGGAAGCACAAGTTGCAGGCTCATACTCGCATGCCATCGACTACCCGGCGACAATCATCGCCCTCGACTCCAACTACATTACGAGCGTGGTTGATGGGATCGAGGACACGAAAAAGAGCATTGAGGATTATGTGGCTGCCTGCGGTCCCAACTCACGCATCGCATTGATCGGTTACAGCCAGGGAGGCAATGTCATGACCGACACTTTGGCTGGAGGCACCGGGAAGCCAGCTCCAATTGCTGAGCAGTACAGACAGAACA TTATCGGCGTGGCAGTCTTTGGCGACCCACGATTCAACGTTGGTCAACCATACTCTCGAGGAACATCGACACGCAGTGGTATCTTCGCTCGACAGAGCAGTCTGGCAGCGCTTGGCACGTGGGCTAACGTTCTGGTTTCTTACTGTGATGAGAACGACCCGTTTTGCGCAAGCGGTCTTGACTTGGACGTGCACTCTGCAACTGTCTCGAAGTACGCTCAGCAGGCAGCTGACTTCATTATCGGGCTTGCTCAATAG